Proteins found in one Siniperca chuatsi isolate FFG_IHB_CAS linkage group LG22, ASM2008510v1, whole genome shotgun sequence genomic segment:
- the vgf gene encoding neurosecretory protein VGF, which yields MIGYHDASSALTLLVLLTGASFLHRSTPNPINTPGDVNNPHKDTPPGLTVSGDRQRKDEERRLIQKEEAEKEEELFKDVDPKTLAAVLLEALNRSQVERGREGEERDGIEEKLWLNAEMGEVKKEESYRDVKTMKEADRVRDGRQELDLLMAAQETAQEREEEEERKKAQEEEEKMTEKVTSHTTSQTVQVQTEQQLVSPDGRGENGQPQQGPNSPEQGSNEEEQLSPEELKNLEAMMKEFPRLNTAERERDSEQNQRESRGYSSYNDIIPINKGGDLTMSKKKLKWQEETQKALNFPIFRGGNFMDDFEDSNYAGSNAAQSQLPAEQKVMEDNEPEEEEEDEEMLSPEEEEAQAKAEQEEMRRQAAEAQRAKMEEEKLADIASDMLLRYMVKQNNGNKKYSSFLSNAAEDKRSDEEQEVTEEDDIDPQTIDKLIEISSKLHLPADDVVDIISDVEKKKKKDVPPEMTSRWQKPLTPMSSSFSSTSGFSASPISTNQNSFPVSKQPSSVVNLLKTWFQEKSPTKSQDFWSKPAKLLLTNQNLWPTPQKPLSVKQELWLKSPKSVWAGYPLYTYTYPSYYQRKPYPDYYPIYFPPPHRPKPRYYVPKPNFLGNSAYPLPLHPWTFQPIPIPKPRSPPRMPVIYPQQKQFYYSAPAPAVTRNEDYYVAGKQPHSSNRDDLEKYIQQILMKRLQILD from the coding sequence ATGATTGGGTACCACGATGCCTCAAGTGCCCTTACCCTCCTGGTCCTCCTGACAGGGGCTTCCTTCCTCCATCGGTCTACCCCCAACCCAATCAACACCCCTGGAGATGTCAATAACCCACACAAAGATACTCCTCCTGGACTGACGGTGTCGGGAGACAGGCAAAGAAAGGATGAGGAGAGACGATTAATACAGaaagaagaggcagagaaagaagaggagctCTTTAAAGATGTGGATCCCAAAACACTAGCAGCGGTTTTACTGGAGGCTCTGAATCGCTCACAAgtagagagaggaagggagggagaggagcgCGATGGGATAGAAGAAAAGCTGTGGCTGAATGCTGAGATGGGGGAGGTGAAAAAAGAAGAGTCATACAGAGACGTGAAAACGATGAAAGAAGCAGACCGAGTCAGAGATGGACGACAGGAGTTAGACCTGCTGATGGCTGCACAGGAGACAGCgcaggaaagagaggaggaagaggagaggaagaaagctcaggaagaagaggagaagatgaCAGAGAAGGTGACCAGTCATACCACAAGCCAGACAGTCCAGGTCCAAACAGAGCAGCAGCTAGTCAGTCCAGATGGAAGAGGGGAGAATGGGCAGCCCCAGCAGGGACCAAACAGCCCAGAACAAGGCAGCAATGAGGAGGAGCAGCTCAGcccagaggagctgaagaaccTTGAGGCCATGATGAAGGAGTTTCCTCGTTTGAACACAgccgagagggagagagattcagagcaaaaccagagagagagcagaggctACAGTAGCTACAATGACATCATACCAATCAACAAAGGTGGCGACCTCACCATGTctaagaaaaaactgaaatggcAAGAGGAGACACAGAAAGCTCTGAACTTCCCAATATTCAGGGGGGGCAATTTTATGGATGACTTTGAAGACAGTAATTATGCTGGTAGTAATGCAGCACAGTCCCAGCTTCCAGCAGAGCAAAAGGTGATGGAAGATAATGAaccagaagaggaggaggaagatgaagagatgTTGAgcccagaggaggaggaggctcagGCTAaagcagagcaggaggagatgaggaggcaGGCGGCTGAGGCACAGAGAGccaagatggaggaggagaagttAGCTGACATCGCCTCAGACATGCTGCTGCGCTACATGGTCAAACAGAATAACGGGAACAAGAAGTACAGCTCATTTCTGTCCAATGCCGCAGAGGACAAGAGGTCTGATGaggaacaggaagtgacagagGAGGACGATATTGATCCCCAGACCATCGACAAGCTGATTGAGATCTCCAGCAAGCTCCATCTACCTGCCGATGATGTGGTGGATATCATCAGTGAtgtggagaagaagaagaagaaagacgtGCCGCCTGAGATGACATCTCGTTGGCAAAAACCTCTAACTCCGATGTCGTCTTCATTCTCATCTACCAGTGGTTTCTCAGCATCGCCGATTTCAACCAATCAAAATAGCTTCCCCGTCTCTAAACAACCATCTTCAGTTGTCAATCTCCTCAAAACATGGTTCCAGGAGAAATCGCCAACAAAATCACAGGATTTCTGGAGCAAACCTGCAAAGCTTCTGCTAACCAATCAAAATCTTTGGCCCACACCTCAGAAGCCTCTGTCAGTCAAACAAGAACTCTGGCTCAAATCACCCAAGTCTGTTTGGGCTGGCTATCCTTTATACACCTACACATACCCATCCTACTACCAGCGGAAGCCATACCCAGACTACTACCCCATCTATTTTCCTCCCCCACATAGACCCAAACCCCGTTATTACGTCCCCAAACCCAACTTCCTGGGAAATTCCGCCTACCCCCTCCCACTGCACCCTTGGACATTTCAGCCAATACCCATCCCCAAACCACGTTCCCCTCCCCGAATGCCTGTGATCTATCCTCAACAGAAGCAGTTTTATTACTCAGCCCCGGCACCTGCAGTGACGAGAAATGAAGATTATTATGTAGCTGGAAAGCAGCCACACAGCAGCAACCGTGATGATCTGGAGAAATACATACAGCAGATACTTATGAAGAGACTTCAAATATTGGACTAA